One genomic window of Conger conger chromosome 7, fConCon1.1, whole genome shotgun sequence includes the following:
- the LOC133132175 gene encoding thy-1 membrane glycoprotein-like → MANSLFISSIFLVVLVTPGFCQETTVCKEEDGDIRIDCLIKIKPNQVNSYDFSIAKGGKEVIMNTNVSGTTADQSFKEKTTVTPLDSASGYRLRLKNYPINENATFICKISNIAANAVVEKGKMVTCSAVSVFLHGCPWLLSLLVVLHVTQSWVLSTP, encoded by the exons ATGGCCAACAGTTTGTTTATAAGTAGTATTTTTCTTGTTG TTTTAGTGACACCTGGATTTTGTCAGGAAACCACTGTGTGTAAAGAAGAGGATGGAGACATAAGGATAGATTGTCTTATCAAGATTAAACCTAACCAGGTCAACAGCTATGATTTTTCCATTGCCAAGGGTGGCAAGGaagtcatcatgaacaccaatGTCTCTGGAACAACCGCAGACCAGAGCTTCAAGGAAAAAACTACAGTAACTCCACTCGATTCGGCTTCAGGATACAGGCTGAGGTTGAAAAACTACCCGATAAATGAGAACGCTACTTTCATCTGCAAAATCTCCAACATAGCTGCAAATGCAGTGGTTGAGAAAG GTAAAATGGTGACGTGTTCCGCTGTCAGCGTGTTCCTGCACGGCTGTCCCTGGCTCCTGTCCTTGCTAGTTGTCCTCCATGTCACGCAGAGCTGGGTGCTGTCCACACCCTGA
- the LOC133132308 gene encoding gig2-like protein DreN, translating into MPVTFSGWEAVCEGRRLKAGQAPKRGRGYTMYHGTHKNNAKAIIQSGFKPSAGGTLGPGVYCSRDLNKAMSYPPSCASNDRVVFRLLVRVGKVKKIDGPSMNLMTSWHQNGYDTAWLPSGMVSHEEDCVWDPKRLTVVAIEHCLDATAKNDLEKVIKQQGNGAAGSAAPQQGSCKTCGQRPRPRTAHALQKCWGCATQICPFMEKHVCPSKS; encoded by the coding sequence ATGCCGGTCACGTTCAGCGGCTGGGAAGCGGTGTGTGAGGGAAGGCGGCTGAAAGCGGGCCAAGCTCCGAAGAGAGGGCGAGGCTACACCATGTACCACGGCACGCACAAGAACAACGCCAAGGCCATAATCCAGTCCGGGTTCAAGCCTTCCGCTGGAGGAACGCTGGGCCCAGGGGTCTATTGCAGCAGAGACCTCAACAAGGCCATGTCATACCCCCCGTCCTGTGCCTCCAACGACAGGGTGGTGTTCAGGCTCCTGGTGCGAGTGGGGAAGGTCAAGAAGATCGACGGGCCGAGCATGAACCTGATGACCTCGTGGCATCAGAACGGCTACGACACGGCCTGGCTGCCTTCGGGCATGGTAAGCCATGAGGAAGACTGCGTCTGGGACCCCAAGAGGCTGACCGTGGTGGCCATCGAGCACTGCCTTGACGCAACCGCCAAGAACGACCTGGAGAAAGTCATTAAGCAGCAAGGCAATGGGGCGGCAGGGAGCGCGGCCCCCCAGCAGGGCAGTTGTAAGACCTGCGGGCAGCGCCCGCGGCCCCGCACTGCTCACGCGCTCCAAAAGTGCTGGGGATGTGCAACCCAAATCTGCCCTTTCATGGAGAAACACGTATGCCCCAGTAAGAGTTAA